A genomic segment from Vicia villosa cultivar HV-30 ecotype Madison, WI unplaced genomic scaffold, Vvil1.0 ctg.000402F_1_1, whole genome shotgun sequence encodes:
- the LOC131627825 gene encoding protein BPS1, chloroplastic-like, which yields MSLPQDPPRSFFPFGNPFRMISPKGTKLSPQLLAVLRAFEESLEERLKKLIPKSKDEVVSLSWIISAMQALCESHNDIKTLMTDLELPVTDWDEKWVDVYLDISVKLLDVCNAFSSELSRLNKGQLLLRCTLHHLGSSSPDQLFRACSSLDSWRQHIISKNPRIENCGSILDDLVESSDMPKVKKSAKGTVLMQAIYGVKALTVFVCSVFATAFSGSTKNLMDMNVADHYSWAPAFKVLQNLINENIRVKFSSGRFTVLNELEAVDLSVRELYPIIQGGVVHTIETESHTKTVEKLGRETENFSEGLDLLAKEVDGFFQVVLSGRDALLANLRSVILGHDHILGVKSDAQVVN from the coding sequence ATGAGTCTTCCACAGGATCCACCCAGATCATTTTTCCCCTTTGGAAATCCTTTCCGGATGATATCACCTAAAGGCACCAAGTTATCTCCGCAACTACTCGCAGTATTGCGTGCTTTTGAGGAATCTCTGGAAGAGAGGCTGAAAAAGCTTATTCCTAAAAGCAAGGATGAAGTTGTCAGTTTGTCTTGGATAATTTCGGCTATGCAGGCACTTTGTGAAAGTCACAATGACATTAAAACCCTCATGACAGACCTTGAGCTTCCCGTGACTGATTGGGATGAGAAATGGGTAGATGTGTACTTGGACATTAGTGTGAAGTTGCTGGATGTATGCAATGCATTTAGCTCCGAGCTATCACGTCTAAACAAGGGTCAGCTTTTACTTCGGTGCACTTTGCACCATTTAGGCTCCTCCTCACCAGATCAGCTTTTCCGGGCATGCTCTTCACTTGATAGTTGGAGGCAGCATATTATTTCTAAGAATCCTAGAATCGAAAATTGTGGCAGCATTTTGGATGATCTGGTTGAGTCATCTGATATGCCAAAGGTTAAAAAGTCAGCAAAAGGTACGGTTTTGATGCAAGCTATATATGGAGTAAAGGCGCTGACCGTTTTTGTGTGTAGTGTGTTTGCTACTGCTTTTTCAGGCTCTACAAAGAACTTGATGGATATGAATGTGGCCGATCATTATTCCTGGGCTCCCGCTTTTAAAGTTCTGCAGAATCTTATTaatgaaaatattagagttaaattttcaagtgggAGATTTACTGTATTGAATGAGCTGGAAGCTGTTGATTTGTCTGTGAGGGAGTTATACCCGATTATCCAAGGTGGTGTTGTACATACAATTGAGACGGAATCACATACAAAAACTGTTGAGAAATTAGGCAGAGAAACGGAGAATTTCTCTGAAGGATTAGATCTTCTTGCAAAAGAGGTAGATGGCTTTTTTCAAGTGGTTTTGTCTGGTCGTGATGCCTTGCTAGCTAATCTGAGGTCAGTTATACTTGGCCATGACCACATCTTGGGAGTGAAAAGTGATGCACAAGTGGTCAATTGA